gtcttagcAGAGTGAGACAAGCTTGTCTTACCGGCTGTCTCTGTCCCACAGCAGGAGGCGGATGTGGTTGATGATGAACGGTTGGCCCAGTTTGACCTGGATCCCAGCCCTGCCGTCCTCCTCGATGGGATGCCTGGAGAAGCCGTggtccaggtcatagttctggGTGTCTCCATCCAGCAGCGCCGACTTCAGCTCGCCTTTCACCACCTGAGCTCCGTACTTCATGGTGGCGATGTTCTCCTCTGGTACTGAAACCCcagaaaagaaaggaataaAATACACAGATAATACATATAGAAAGATAAGGAATAAACTAATTGATTAAAATTTGATGTGATTCATAATAGTAGTAATGATAACAATAAGCAGGTGGAGCAGTAAGAGCACTGACTGAGCATTCCCCGATAGTTAAGGTCCATGTTGCGGCTCTCAGAGCGGGTCTTAATGGCATCCAGCAGGTCATCTGGGCTCAGAAGGCCGGATGGTCGCACCACGTTGAGCATCTCCGTCAGGGTCATGAGTGGCAGCCGAACTGccgacatcacttcctgtgtgtcagCCCCCTCCATGTGCTGCCGACACCAACGACACAAGGCCTGGAAGATCTCCTTCTCACTGGCAGCAAATGAGTCCCGGCTGACCACAGTCAAAAGAGCAGTCTGCAAACACAGGTATGTCAATGAATCAGCTGTTTAaggcaaaaataccaaacacgTACTGACTGCAGTTTCTCACTTAATGAAATACTTGACAACAGAGTAGTTTTAAGATATCTGGGCCTGTAAAGTTTATGGGACAGTGTCAGGTGACATATGCTGGATGTTTTCATACACAACTGCATTTAAGGCTGAGCTCCGCTTTGCTGTCTTACTGCCCAGATTATTCTTATGTTTCAAACGATATTTTATGATATAAAAAGGCATTAAGCCTATTCTAATGTGAAAATGAACTAGATACAATCCTGATTACAACTCTTCATACACCATTCCATCATCCTGCCACCTCTTACCTTGGAGAGCATGAGGAAGCCGTCAGAATTCAATACTTCAGGTGCGTGTCTGTCCATATAGGCACAGCAGGCTGCACTGAGTGTGCTCAGAGAGTAGAGACTAGCTACATCAAATACCAAGCAGACGTTGTTGGTGTGCAGGATGGTGCGGAGGAACTCAGAGGTGGAGTCCTCCAGCGGCTGCAGGCCGTAGCGGTGAGCCAGGCCCAGGAAGTCCAGCAGCACCTCTTCCCGGGCAGAGCTGAGGCTGGCCCGGCCTGTGTACAGGTAGTGTAGCAGCATTGAGAAGGCTTCGGCGCGTGTCTCCTCCAGACACACCTCCGCCTGGGGCTGGGACTCTTTCATCCCACCATACAGCAGAGCCCTAAAGAAGCCAGAATAAGCAAAACGCTTAagtatttaaactttttttgagTGGCTGTAAATTTCCTACATTAAAATTTCCAGTCCCAGTCTTACAAGTTTCAGATCAAATCCAGACCATGAGTTACCTGAAATAGTGACAGCGAGCCGCCAGGATGACCCGGTGCGCCGGGAAACGCTTCCCCTCCACGATGAAGGTAACATCGCTGTACTCCTCACCGAGCACCAGGGCTCCCAGCTGCTCCGACAGCAGGTGGATGTGGTCGATCTCCGACACGGAGGCCAGTGGACGCAAAGGGTGACTGTTACTCATGGTCGACGAGTGCCACGGTCACATCTGACAGGAATAAACACGTCAAACTTAAAACCGGAGGCACACAGCACGTAGCTACTTGATGCTAAGTGTCAACTAGAATGCCGTAAAATGCAACTGAAGGCGCAAATAAATTTAGACCAACGCTAGGTTGCTGCATTTTCCACGGCGTGTGGTGTgaacattttaataaaacaaccCAATTACCAGCCTAAAAATCCTCGATATGCGACGTCGTTAACTAGCCGagctgtgttgtttacagcCGCTGCTGTCGCGGACATTTGACACCTGAACAAACGTTAGCTAACGGCTCAGATATGTCCTCTTTTCTCCGTTTTTAACTTACCGAGCAGCTCTCATTCACTCCTCTGTTTAAATAAAGACgatttaaaataaaccagtcGTCGCTGCTTTTCCACTGtgcatgaaaatgaaagcaccaaattcacaattttttcATCACCACACCAGCGGAAACTAACTCTAGCTCAACGGACAAGCACTTCCGGGTCGAGacgtttttcaaaataaatgttgcgACGACagtatgtttttaaaagaagattgaaaaatcaacttttcaaagtgcacattttaatattattttaactCATCAAGTGCCGAAGgactattttacattacatacagTTTTGTAATCGTCAATCATTAATAATGTTGTGATTATCCATAGCCTACTGTAAATCTGTTTTGTGGCCATATtctgcaaacacaacatgtatttcatgtatgtatgtctgtccGTCCTGGAAGAGGCATCCCTCCCTTGTTGTTCTTTTTCAGAGGGAGAGTTTCTCCtctgaaatacatttaaataccAGTGCATATAAAATAAGAATTAGCTACAAAAAGTGccaaatgaaacattaaaaagctgCTAACATTATAATGAATCAGCTACATAATCTAATGAAATGGCACATTCTTACAAAaaggttttgtttcttttacttaaataaaagatctgaatacttGATCCACCAATGCCGAATTCAACTGAACGGTGCACACATCAGCTCTGGTCAACAGTGTAAACCTCTTGACATTTCACCTACAGGTGGCACTACAGCAACAATAATAAATGTGCCTAATGGTTTGCACAATTGTTTCTTGTACCCAAGCCCAATTATCTGAGGCTAGAATTTGAATATTCTCTGGATCAAAACTTATTCAAATGTACAATATCACTCCAGTGAACCAGTTCATGAAAAACAATCAATCCAATACAACAGTCCCATcagaaagtttgccagtgtgaggcTAATTATCTCCACTTTTGCCTGGTACTGTATGAGAGCTGAGTTTATGAAACTCTGCAGCTGCCCCACACTCTGGGGCTTTTTACAGCAGAATATCCTGAAAataatcacacaaaaaaaacaaacaaaaaactgatcAGTCATGAGTGCAAAATAACTGTGGtgatataaaatgtaaatgtactgttTAATCATATGTTTGGTTTGTTGACGGTAGCATAGAGGTCACAGGGATCAGCGGAGGCtcaaacacaagaggaaggagctttcacagagctgcagatcactgcatcatcatcatctccactCAGAAcctggaaaacaacacacaaacaggtcaaCACATGAATTACACAACATTCAATGACACAGAATTAtacaagcaaaagaaacactGTGAATTCCAGCACCTCAAAAAATCTAGCACCAGTGACTCAGTATAGTTGGATCAGATTGAAGGTTTGTACTGAGCATCTCACAGTCCTTACATGTGCTTTAAAGACACATGTGGAGAGAATAAATACAAACAGCAACGAGCGTGAGATTGTACTGGGTGTCCTGACTGGTTCCTGTAGAAGTGTTTGAAGTCAAATTTAATCAAATTTGATTGATTCTTTTCAaaactcacattgttttcatccatctgtgttttgttccctgaaaatggaaaaaagagacTTGATTTTAGCTTCCACAGGTAAAATCCAGGTTCATTAAACTTGCTGATTATTTAAAagtttcatctgtgaatgttctcCACCTTCAGTTCTCTTCCATGTATTCACTGCCACAACAGATATTATGAGCACTAATAAACCTACTGTCACAATGACAACACGAAGCCAACCTGGACAGAGAATgagaacatgaaaaacactgtgactgCAGCTTTCTGCTCTGTTCAAAGTCCTGCAGCTCAAAGAAGAGAGAAATGCACATCCTTTTTCAAAACTGCTCCAATTTTCATTTATTGTATTTCAGTGAACGATCATTGTAAACAGTTCATCATGTTCTCACCTGTTTCCTGTCCTGAGGCAGAAGTACTGAAGGTAAACTGCTGCACGTTTCCACTGTTGTTATCTGTCACTTTACACCTGAAGGACTCAGAATTCTTTGATTTGTAAATATAATGAGAAGTTGTAAAGGTCACAATGTCTGAACAGTCAGACGGTAATATCATCATGCTTTTGATATATTTGTCCACAGTTTCACCCTCATACAGccacttcactgtgtgtttacactgttcATATGTGGACACAGAGCAGTTTAACGTCACCTCATCATCGTCCTGATGTTCAGTCACTGGTGAAGATGAAGAtaatgtgagagaaagacaacaaGAGTAAAACTTCATCAGTGTGATCAGAATTATTGGaatgtttcagtttgttgttcTAACAAAACAGTTTGAGCTGAAAACATTAAGATGGAAATACTCACTGgtaacaacagacagaaaaactacaGAGTCTGGACCTTGTTGTCGTCCTGATTCATCAAACTGTTGACAGTCGTAACGACCAACATCCTCAACTGTGACCTTCTCTATAGCCAGAGAACAGTTCTCTGTAACACTCAGTCTGTCTGATTTAGATTTGGCTTCTTCACTGATCTGACCATGTTTaaccagctctgctctgtttgttgaACGTCTGAAGGTCCAGTCAGGACTGTCACATTCATCCTGATCATCAAACAGATTTTCACAAGACAAAGTGACgtctcctccatctctgacggtgacagaggagaactgtccaatcacagctgtGAAAAAGACGAGAGATGAGACACAGAGATATTTTATGTTGACAGCTTGTGTGAGGATCATGTTAGATTCAGCAGTGAGTCTCATCCTTTGTTTCCAAGTTTTCAAAAAATTGTGTCATCctaaactttaaaatgtgtaatATAAAAACTGTAGTGTGTAATTATTCCTGTTCTCACCTGAGGACTGAGGGCTGAAGGTGAACAGCTTCACTTCTTTGCTGTAACCATCAGTCACTTCACACTTAAATAGCTCATCATACTTTGGCTTCTTGAGATAAGAGGAAGGAAACGTGACAGTAGCTgagcagacagactgtgactgtgtctctATGTCTTTGTTTCCTTCGTCCACAGTTTCACCCTCATACAGCcacttcactgtgtgtctgcaccagtcatgtgtggacacagagcaggacaacGTCACCTTATCATAATCCTTACGTCCAGTCACTGGTGAAGATGAAGAcaatgtgagagaaagacaacaaGAGTAAAACTTCATCAGTGTGATCAGAATTATTGGaatgtttcagtttgttgttcTAACAAAAGTTTGAGCTGAAAACATTAAGATGGAAATACTCACTGGTAACAACAGACAGATGAACCAGAGAGATTGGACCTTGTTGCCGTCCTGATTCATCAAACTGTTGACAGTCGTGACGACCAACATCCTCACCTCTGACCTTCTCTATAACCAGAGAACAGTTCTCTGTAACACTCAGTCTGTCTGATTTAGATTT
This genomic stretch from Toxotes jaculatrix isolate fToxJac2 chromosome 19, fToxJac2.pri, whole genome shotgun sequence harbors:
- the btbd9 gene encoding BTB/POZ domain-containing protein 9 — its product is MSNSHPLRPLASVSEIDHIHLLSEQLGALVLGEEYSDVTFIVEGKRFPAHRVILAARCHYFRALLYGGMKESQPQAEVCLEETRAEAFSMLLHYLYTGRASLSSAREEVLLDFLGLAHRYGLQPLEDSTSEFLRTILHTNNVCLVFDVASLYSLSTLSAACCAYMDRHAPEVLNSDGFLMLSKTALLTVVSRDSFAASEKEIFQALCRWCRQHMEGADTQEVMSAVRLPLMTLTEMLNVVRPSGLLSPDDLLDAIKTRSESRNMDLNYRGMLIPEENIATMKYGAQVVKGELKSALLDGDTQNYDLDHGFSRHPIEEDGRAGIQVKLGQPFIINHIRLLLWDRDSRSYSYYIEVSMDELDWVRVVDHSKYLCRSWQNLYFTPQVCRYVRIVGTHNTVNKVFHLVAFECMFTNRLFTLENGLVVPGENVATIASCASVIEGVSRSRNALLNGDTRNYDWDSGYTCHQLGSGAIVIQLAQPYSIGSLRLLLWDCDERSYSYYIEVSTNQQQWTKVVDRTKVACRSWQTLKFDKQPASFIRIVGTHNTANEVFHCVHFECPAQLDTEVNEGSPGLSSSDSGATSQQPRPHRPSRTHSLLPSQPSSTSSSSSQSHH
- the LOC121199931 gene encoding uncharacterized protein LOC121199931 translates to MILLLLTVKWLYEGETVDEGNKDIETQSQSVCSATVTFPSSYLKKPKYDELFKCEVTDGYSTEEKLFTFSPQSSAVIGQFSSVTVRDGGDVTLSCENLFDDQDECDSPDWTFRRSTYTAKLVKHGQISEEAKSKSDRLSVTENCSLVIEKVTVEDVGRYDCRQFDESGRQQGPDSVVHLSVVTMTGRKDYDKVTLSCSVSTHDWCRHTVKWLYEGETVDEGNKDIETQSQSVCSATVTFPSSYLKKPKYDELFKCEVTDGYSKEVKLFTFSPQSSAVIGQFSSVTVRDGGDVTLSCENLFDDQDECDSPDWTFRRSTNRAELVKHGQISEEAKSKSDRLSVTENCSLAIEKVTVEDVGRYDCQQFDESGRQQGPDSVVFLSVVTMTEHQDDDEVTLNCSVSTYEQCKHTVKWLYEGETVDKYIKSMMILPSDCSDIVTFTTSHYIYKSKNSESFRCKVTDNNSGNVQQFTFSTSASGQETGWLRVVIVTVGLLVLIISVVAVNTWKRTEGNKTQMDENNVLSGDDDDAVICSSVKAPSSCV